The sequence AACCGAATTTCGACTTCGCCTCTCCCAATGAGGCCTCCGGCAGCAAGCCGGCCCCGAGCGTGGACCCCCTCGCCGCCGCCATGGCGGGCAGCGCGATCGCCGGTGGCGTCGCCGCCGCCCTTCCGCGTGGCGAGACCCGCACCGACGCTTCGCGCTTCGACGCCGCCACCGAAGGCCCGCGCGGCGAGCCGCGCCAGTCGGCCTCGCAGGGCCGCCGCGCGGCCAATGACGACCGCCAGAGCATCGGCCAGCTGCTTTCCGCACTGCAGCGCCGCCCCTCGCCGGCCCCCTATTTCCTCGCCGCCTTCGCCTCGGTCGCCTGGATCGGTGCCGGCGGCGCCCTGCTCTATGCGCAGTATGGCCGCCCCTTCCCGGCGCTGGAGACGCTGATCGCCACGCCGGGCTTCCTCAGCAGCGTCGCCGCCCTCGTCGTCCCGCCGGTGTTCTTCTTCGTGCTGGCCGCCATGGTGCGCCGCATGCAGGAGATGCGCATCGTCGCCCATTCGATGGCGCAGGTCGCCATCCGTCTCGCCGAGCCGCAGCCCGTCCCCGCGCCCGCCCCGGTCGCCCAGCCCGCCCCGGTGGCGCCGGCCGCCGCGCCGAGCGTGATGGCCGGAGCCGGGCTTGAGCAGCTCGCCGGCCTCGAGCAGGCCGCCAGCCGCGCCAGCGAGGCGGAAGCCTTCGTGCGCAGCGAAGTCGCCGCGCTCGCCGAGGCCTATGACGACAACAGCCGCCGCATGCACCAGCTGGTCGAGCGCCTGCAGGGCGAGCGCGACGCCATTCTCGCGCAGACCGAGCACATCCGGGAATCCATCGCCACCTCCCACTATGCCTTCGCGCAGGAAGTGGGCAGCGTCAGCGAACGCATAAACGAGACGGTGATGATCGCCGCCGACCGCGTGGCGACCACCCTCTCCGACAAGGGCGAGCACATCACGCTCGCCCTTGGCCGCGTCGGCGACACCATCATCGAGGCGCTGTCCGAGAAGGGCGGCGACCTCATCGACCGCCTCCAGGCCACCGGCTCGGAAGTCAACACCAACCTGTCCGACGCCAGCGAGCACCTCATCTCGACGCTCTCCGTGCAGGCCGACGACATCAGCCAGCGCCTGTCCGGCGTCACCTCGGACCTGTCCGAGACGCTGGCGACGCGCACCGACGAGATCAGCCACCGCCTGTCCGGGGTCACCTCGAACCTCACCGACACGCTGGCGACGCGCACCGACGAGATCAGCCACCGCCTGTCGGGGGTCGCCGAGCGCCTCACCGACACGCTGGCCACCCGCACCGACGAAATCAGCCGCCAGCTCTCCGGCGTCACCGAGAACCTCACCGACACGCTGGCCACCCGTACCGACGAGATCGGCGACCGGCTGCTGCGCACCGCCGCCGAGCTGTCGCACGTGGTGAACCTGCGCACCGAGGAGATGGGCGACAAGCTCGCCGCCACCACCCACAACCTCACCGCCACGCTGTCGGCGCGCTCGGACGAGATCACCGACGCGCTGGTCAACACCGGCACGCGCCTCGCCGACGAGATCGCCATCCGCGCCAGCGAGGTCAACCAGACCCTCAAGAGCACCGGCGACGCCCTCGTGCTCGACCTCTCGGTGCGCGGCGGCGACGTCGTGCGCAAGCTGGAGGAGACCGGCAACCGCGTCGCCGACACCATCACCGTGCGCGGCGACGACCTCGCCGACCGCATCGCCGACACCGGCAACCGCATCTACGACGCCGTCGCCGTGCGCGGCGCCGAGCTCGAGCGCCTGCTGGGCGAGACCGGCCAGCGCGTCGTCCACCAGCTCTCGCAGGCCGGCACCGGCATTCACGACACCCTCGCCGAGGCCGCCGGCCGCGTCTCGCAGGACATCGACTACCGCAGCCAGGTGCTGACCGAGCAACTGGCGCAGGTCGGCGCCGAGGCGGCGCAGAACCTCGCCATCAATGGCGCCCGCGTCACCGAGCAGTTCCGCGAGGCCGCCGACATCCTCTCCTCCGACCTCTCGATCCGTGGCGACCATGTGCGCGAGCAGCTTGAGCACCAGCTGCGCGCCTTCGAGGACGTGGTGGGCGTGCGCGGCTCCGAGATCGCCGAGCGCATCTCCGGCGACAGCGCCGCGCTCGGCCGCCAGATCGTCGACGGGCTCGCCGATTTCGACGGCGTGCTGCAGACCCAGGGCGTCGAGCTGGTCCAGCGCATCGCCGACCGCGTCGAGGCCGTCACCCGCGCCATCGACACCAACCTCTCCGGCTTCGACGATCAGGTCTCGGCCAAGGCCGAGCAGGTCGCGGCCTCGCTCGACATGCGCATCGCCAACATCGAGGGCGTGCTCGACCGTGGCGTCGACGGCCTCAACGAGACGCTGGGCAGCCGCACCGTCGAATTCGCCCAGACCCTCTCGGAAGGCGCGCGCCAGGCCAACGAGGCGATGAGCCATTCGCTGGAGATGCTGAACGGCTTCTTCGACGACCGCGCCGGCGCCATCACCGAGCAGCTCTCGCAGCACATCGAGCAGGCCGACCGCACACTGGCCGCCCGCGCCCAGGAAATCGCCTCGACGCTCGACGACCGCGTCGGCAATTTCGAGGAGACCATCATCGGCCGCATCGACAATGTGGCCACCTCCGTCGAGGTGCGCGGCGCCGCCATGGCCGACCTGCTCGGCCAGCGCATCGGTGCCGTCGCCGGCCAGCTTCGCAACGAGGCGACCGAGATCGAGAACAGCCTCACCACGCTGGTCGACAATGTCAGCCGCACGCTGGTCGACCGCGCTGGCGAGGTCACCTCGCTGTTCGACAGCCGCACGGACGAGATCGCCCGCATCGTCGAGGAGCGCGGCAACGGCCTGCTCGCGGCGCTGGAAGACCGCAGCATCGGCATCACCAGCGAGATCGCCCGCGCCAGCACCGAGCTGCTCACCGCCATCGACGACCACCGCGAAGGTCTGGTGCAGGCGCTGGACAACACCCGCAACGGCGCCATCACCGACATCATGCGCGCCAGCGACGAACTGCTGAACACGCTGGAAGTGCGCTCGGACGCCATCGTCTCGGCCTTCGAGACCACCACCAGCAGCCGCGCCGACCAGCTCATGCAGCTGAGCGGCGAGGTCGTCGCCTCGCTCCAGCAGATCAGCGGCGAAGTCACCTCCTCGCTGCAGAACATCGGCGGCGAGCTGACCTCCTCGATCCAGGCGGTCAGCGGCGACGTGAACAACTCCCTGCAGCAGATCACCGGCGAGGTCTCGTCCTCGCTGCAGCAGATCGGCGGACAGGTCACGCAGGAGATCGCGCAGGCCGGCAACTCCCTGCTCACCGAGTTCGACGGCCGCGGCGCCCAGTTCGTCGACAGCGCCCGCCGGGCCACCGAGCTTGCCTCGACCGAGTTCGCGCGCCTCGCCGACGAGTTCTCGAACTCGCTGGAAGGCCGCGGCAGCGGGCTCATCTCGGCGATCGCCGAGAGCGGCCGCGCGGCGGTGTCGGAGATCGCCGCCACCAACGAGGCGCTGCAGGGCGACGTGTCCGGCCTGCTGGAGCGGCTCGGCGAGGTCAACGTCCAGCTTCAGGACGTGCTCGCCAGCTCGGTCACCAACCTCGCCGAGATCGAGAAGACCATCACCGAGCGCCTCGGCGCCTTCCGCTCGACCGTCACCAATGTCGACGAGGCGAGCCGCCTTGCCTCGACCCGCCTCGACGAGCAGATCCGCGACCTGCGCTCGGTCTCGACCGACGTGCTGCAGGACGTGGCCCGGCTCAGCGAGAGCTTCAGCGAGCAGGCCGGCATCATCACCAGCGTCGCCACCGCCCTTGGCGCGGCGCACGAGAACCTCGACGGCACGCTGGGCGGGCGCCACGAGGCGCTCATCTCGCTCGCCACGCAGGTCAACGACCGCACCGCCGAGCTCGATTCGCGCCTCGCCCAGTACACCAGCACGCTGGAGGGCACCTTCGGCCGCGCCGAGCAGCGCGTCACGGAAATCTCGCGCTCGATCATCAACACCGCGACCGCTTCCACCGAGCAGGTGGTGCGCCAGCAGGAAGAGATCCGCTCGACCACCGAGGCCGAGCGCCAGCGCACCCTCGCCTCCCTGCACCAGACCTACGAGCAGGCGGTGCGCGAGGTCGACACGCTGATGCATCAGGCCAATCAGGGCTTCACCGGCGCCGCCCAGGCGCTGCGCGCCTCCGTGCTCGACATCCAGCGCCTGCTGGAGACGACCCGCGAGGAACTCAAGCGCGGCATCATGGAACTGCCCGAGGAGACCGAGGCGAACGCCTCCGCCATGCGCCGCACCGTGGCCGAGCAGATCAAGGCGCTGGCCGAGCTCAACGAGATCGTCTCGCGTCACGGCCGCACGCTCGACGTCGACACCGGCTCGCGGCCGCGCGCCCCGGCCCCGTCGGCGCCCGCCCCCGCCATGCCGGCGGCCTCGATCGCCCCGATCGCGCCGGCGCCGGTCCAGCGCAGCCAGCCGGTCGCCCCGCGCAACGAGCCGAGCCGGCCCGCGCAGGGCTCCTATTTCGAACCGGCCCGTCCCACCGGCCTCGGCGGCGGCAATGTGCCGGCGCGCCGCCCGGCGCTCGCTCCCGAGCGCGGCAGCAATCTGGGGGGCGGCAATCTCGGCGGCGGGATCAATCCCGGCAACATCAATCCCGGCGGCGCCGACAAGGGCGGCTGGCTCTCCGAGCTGCTGGCCCGCGCCTCCGACGGCGACGGCCCGGCCCTCGGCGGTTCGCCGCGCGGTGGTCCGTCCGGCGGCTCGCGCGGTCCGGTCGGCGGCTATGACAGCCGCCAGGGCCAGCCCGAGCGCCCGGTCCATCACACCATCGAGTCGCTCGACTCGCTCTCGGTCGACATCGCTCGCATGATCGACCACGAGGCGGCCGTCGACCTGTGGGAACGCTACAAGAAGGGCGAGCGGAACGTCTTCACCCGCCGCCTCTACACCATGCAGGGCCAGCAGACTTTCGAGGAAATCCGCCGCAAGTACCGGCGCGACCTCGAGTTCCGCGACACGGTCGACCGCTATATCGGCGAGTTCGAGCGCCTGCTGGAGCAGGTCTCGCGCGACGAGCGCGGCCAGGCGCTGACCAAGACCTATCTGACCTCCGACACCGGCAAGGTCTACACCCTGCTGGCCCACGCCGCCGGCCGCTTCGACTGACCGGCGGGCCGCCCCCCCGTTCGAGATGAAAAGCCCCCGCCCCCGCGGGGGCTTTTCTGTCTTGGCGGCCGGCCTTATTGCCGATGCGCTCGGGCACGTCGGGCATGGCAATTGTTCAATCCGTCAGTAATATTTACCTCCGGCACAAACTGGAGTTGAACATGCGTCCTGTCTTGATCGTGCTGTCGGCCGCGCTCGTCGTCGCATCCAGCGCTGGAAGCCTTGCCCAGGAGACGAAGAAGCGTTTCGGATCCTGGGAGGTCTCAATCGACACGGATCGCTTTGAGGGGAAGAGCAAGATTATCGCCTCGACCGTACAGGCCGGAAATGTCCTCGCGGTCCGTTGCTTCCCGAACGGCGTCTCAGTGGTCGTCGGCGAGCTCGGGTTCGGTTCGGGACGGTTCGACGAAGGCATGGAGTTCGAGATCAAGTTCCGGGCGGACAAGAACGACATCATCGAGACGAGCGGCATGGCGCTGAACGACCGGATCGTTCAGATCGAAGATTCGGCACCCATGGCCCGCCAGATGCGGGACGCCAAGGAGGCGGCCTTTCGCCTGTCCTACAGGGGCGTGACCGTGGACAAGGTCTTCAAGCTTAAAGGGTCCGGAAAGGCGCTCGCAGAGATATTCAACGCCTGCCCCGATCCAGCCTGATCTGACGTCCTCGCCAAAAGAAAAACCCCGCCGCTCGGGGAGCTGCGGGGTTTTTCTTTCGGGCGGTCATGTCCCGCCGGTCCGGATCGGCCGGTAGCCGGCCGCCGGAACGCCTCAGTGCGGCGCGGAGGTCGGCGTCGGTGTCGTGGTCGGTGTCGTGGTCGGTGTCGTGGTCGGTGTCGTGGTCGGCGTCCCTTGCCCTCCGGCCTTGCGGCGCGTGCCGAGGCCGGCGAGCCAGCGGCTGATCACGTAGAAGGTCGGGGTGAACAGCAGGCCGAACACCGTCACGCCGATCATGCCCGAGAACACT comes from Ancylobacter sp. TS-1 and encodes:
- a CDS encoding apolipoprotein acyltransferase, with translation MSTNTKKVHQDPAEAALSAIEEALSLDLTSDDGYAAPETGDHDEFELPPAREPDGPRIENRSGTEDDDEGSVDASLYLSDLDLFGNDADPADTLGRAAFELQDATLDSPSLEASERSDEPNFDFASPNEASGSKPAPSVDPLAAAMAGSAIAGGVAAALPRGETRTDASRFDAATEGPRGEPRQSASQGRRAANDDRQSIGQLLSALQRRPSPAPYFLAAFASVAWIGAGGALLYAQYGRPFPALETLIATPGFLSSVAALVVPPVFFFVLAAMVRRMQEMRIVAHSMAQVAIRLAEPQPVPAPAPVAQPAPVAPAAAPSVMAGAGLEQLAGLEQAASRASEAEAFVRSEVAALAEAYDDNSRRMHQLVERLQGERDAILAQTEHIRESIATSHYAFAQEVGSVSERINETVMIAADRVATTLSDKGEHITLALGRVGDTIIEALSEKGGDLIDRLQATGSEVNTNLSDASEHLISTLSVQADDISQRLSGVTSDLSETLATRTDEISHRLSGVTSNLTDTLATRTDEISHRLSGVAERLTDTLATRTDEISRQLSGVTENLTDTLATRTDEIGDRLLRTAAELSHVVNLRTEEMGDKLAATTHNLTATLSARSDEITDALVNTGTRLADEIAIRASEVNQTLKSTGDALVLDLSVRGGDVVRKLEETGNRVADTITVRGDDLADRIADTGNRIYDAVAVRGAELERLLGETGQRVVHQLSQAGTGIHDTLAEAAGRVSQDIDYRSQVLTEQLAQVGAEAAQNLAINGARVTEQFREAADILSSDLSIRGDHVREQLEHQLRAFEDVVGVRGSEIAERISGDSAALGRQIVDGLADFDGVLQTQGVELVQRIADRVEAVTRAIDTNLSGFDDQVSAKAEQVAASLDMRIANIEGVLDRGVDGLNETLGSRTVEFAQTLSEGARQANEAMSHSLEMLNGFFDDRAGAITEQLSQHIEQADRTLAARAQEIASTLDDRVGNFEETIIGRIDNVATSVEVRGAAMADLLGQRIGAVAGQLRNEATEIENSLTTLVDNVSRTLVDRAGEVTSLFDSRTDEIARIVEERGNGLLAALEDRSIGITSEIARASTELLTAIDDHREGLVQALDNTRNGAITDIMRASDELLNTLEVRSDAIVSAFETTTSSRADQLMQLSGEVVASLQQISGEVTSSLQNIGGELTSSIQAVSGDVNNSLQQITGEVSSSLQQIGGQVTQEIAQAGNSLLTEFDGRGAQFVDSARRATELASTEFARLADEFSNSLEGRGSGLISAIAESGRAAVSEIAATNEALQGDVSGLLERLGEVNVQLQDVLASSVTNLAEIEKTITERLGAFRSTVTNVDEASRLASTRLDEQIRDLRSVSTDVLQDVARLSESFSEQAGIITSVATALGAAHENLDGTLGGRHEALISLATQVNDRTAELDSRLAQYTSTLEGTFGRAEQRVTEISRSIINTATASTEQVVRQQEEIRSTTEAERQRTLASLHQTYEQAVREVDTLMHQANQGFTGAAQALRASVLDIQRLLETTREELKRGIMELPEETEANASAMRRTVAEQIKALAELNEIVSRHGRTLDVDTGSRPRAPAPSAPAPAMPAASIAPIAPAPVQRSQPVAPRNEPSRPAQGSYFEPARPTGLGGGNVPARRPALAPERGSNLGGGNLGGGINPGNINPGGADKGGWLSELLARASDGDGPALGGSPRGGPSGGSRGPVGGYDSRQGQPERPVHHTIESLDSLSVDIARMIDHEAAVDLWERYKKGERNVFTRRLYTMQGQQTFEEIRRKYRRDLEFRDTVDRYIGEFERLLEQVSRDERGQALTKTYLTSDTGKVYTLLAHAAGRFD